CGGTTGTCAGAAAATGATCATCGAACGCCTTGAAAACCTCGGATTCACTATCGAAACCATGGTATTTGAAGACACGACTAACCTTTGGGCTCGTCGCGGTACCACAGCTCCGGTATTTTGCTTCGCCGGTCATACCGACGTTGTACCAGTAGGTAAAATAGAAGATTGGGATACCGACCCGTTCGTACCCACTATTATTGATGGCTATTTACACGGTCGTGGCGCAGCAGACATGAAAGGTTCTATCGCATCATTCTTAGTCGCTGTCGAAAACTTCGTGAACGAACACCCAGATCATCAAGGTTCAATTGCATTATTGATCACCAGTGATGAAGAAGGCCCGTTCATCAATGGCACAACGCGTGTGATTGATACTTTAGAAGCGCGTAACGAAAAAATTGACTGGTGTATTGTGGGTGAACCATCAAGCACCAACAAAGTCGGTGACATTGTTAAAAATGGTCGTCGCGGTTCTTTAACCGGCGACATCGTCGTGAAAGGTATTCAAGGTCACGTGGCTTACCCACACCTTGCCGAAAATCCAATTCATAAACTCGCGCCTGCATTATCTGAACTAAGCCAAGTGGTTTGGGATCAAGGTAATGACTACTTCCCTGC
This Moritella sp. 5 DNA region includes the following protein-coding sequences:
- the dapE gene encoding succinyl-diaminopimelate desuccinylase; translation: MSDSLVLQLAKDLLSRKSVTPEDAGCQKMIIERLENLGFTIETMVFEDTTNLWARRGTTAPVFCFAGHTDVVPVGKIEDWDTDPFVPTIIDGYLHGRGAADMKGSIASFLVAVENFVNEHPDHQGSIALLITSDEEGPFINGTTRVIDTLEARNEKIDWCIVGEPSSTNKVGDIVKNGRRGSLTGDIVVKGIQGHVAYPHLAENPIHKLAPALSELSQVVWDQGNDYFPATTLQITDIRSGAGASNIVPGEATCQFNLRYSTELTADLIKYRIEGIFEKHGLNYEISWIHSGQPFLTEPGNLLNAITDSIQDVCGYASELSTSGGTSDGRFIAPTGAQVVELGPVNATIHKVNECVKITDIEQLAEIYEQTLVKLLAQ